Proteins encoded within one genomic window of Streptomyces taklimakanensis:
- the hflX gene encoding GTPase HflX, translating to MTFSSSLPQNGQRLAETPRRADALMEEDVAWIPEIDGERDGDQRDRFDRAALRRVVGLSTELQDVTEVEYRRLRLERVVLVGVWTSGTVQDAENSLAELAALAETAGALVLDGVVQRRDKPDPATYIGSGKAQELRDIVLETGADTVVCDGELSPGQLIHLEDVVKVKVVDRTALILDIFAQHAKSREGKAQVALAQMQYMLPRLRGWGQSLSRQMGGGGSGSSGGGMATRGPGETKIETDRRRIREKMAKLRREIAEMKTGRDVKRQERRRNKVPSVAIAGYTNAGKSSLLNRLTGAGVLVENALFATLDPTVRRAETPSGRAYTLADTVGFVRHLPHHLVEAFRSTMEEVGDSDLILHVVDGSHPSPEEQLAAVREVIRDVGAADVPEIVVVNKADAADPLVLQRLLRAEKHAIAVSARTGQGVDELLELIDRELPRPGVELTALVPYTRGDLVSRAHAEGEVVSEEHTEGGTLLSVRVHEELAAELRTYVTAGTGV from the coding sequence ATGACCTTCTCTTCCTCCCTCCCGCAGAACGGCCAGCGCCTCGCCGAGACGCCCCGCCGAGCCGACGCCCTGATGGAGGAGGACGTCGCTTGGATCCCCGAGATCGACGGCGAGCGCGACGGTGACCAGCGCGACCGCTTCGACCGCGCCGCCCTCCGCAGGGTCGTGGGCCTGTCCACGGAGCTCCAGGACGTCACCGAGGTCGAGTACCGCCGGCTGCGTCTGGAACGCGTGGTGCTCGTGGGCGTGTGGACCTCCGGCACCGTGCAGGACGCGGAGAACTCCCTCGCGGAGCTCGCCGCCCTCGCCGAGACGGCGGGCGCGCTCGTCCTCGACGGTGTGGTCCAGCGCCGCGACAAGCCGGACCCGGCCACCTACATCGGTTCCGGCAAGGCCCAGGAACTGCGCGACATCGTGCTGGAGACCGGCGCCGACACCGTCGTGTGCGACGGTGAACTCAGCCCCGGCCAGCTCATCCACCTGGAGGACGTCGTCAAGGTCAAGGTGGTCGACCGGACCGCCCTGATCCTCGACATCTTCGCCCAGCACGCCAAGTCCCGCGAGGGCAAGGCGCAGGTGGCGCTGGCCCAGATGCAGTACATGCTGCCCAGGCTCCGCGGTTGGGGCCAGTCGCTGTCCCGACAGATGGGTGGTGGTGGCTCCGGTTCCTCGGGCGGCGGCATGGCCACCCGCGGTCCCGGTGAGACCAAGATCGAGACGGACCGGCGACGGATCCGCGAGAAGATGGCGAAGCTGCGCCGCGAGATCGCGGAGATGAAGACCGGCCGCGACGTCAAGCGGCAGGAGCGCCGCAGGAACAAGGTCCCCTCGGTCGCCATCGCCGGATACACCAACGCCGGCAAGTCCTCGCTGCTCAACCGGCTCACGGGCGCGGGCGTGCTGGTGGAGAACGCGCTGTTCGCCACCCTGGACCCGACCGTGCGCCGCGCCGAGACCCCCAGCGGCCGGGCCTACACCCTGGCCGACACCGTCGGATTCGTGCGACACCTGCCGCACCACCTCGTCGAGGCGTTCCGCTCCACGATGGAGGAGGTCGGCGACTCCGATCTGATCCTCCACGTGGTCGACGGCTCCCACCCCTCGCCGGAGGAGCAACTGGCCGCCGTGCGCGAGGTGATCCGGGACGTCGGCGCGGCGGACGTGCCGGAGATCGTGGTGGTCAACAAGGCGGACGCCGCCGACCCGTTGGTCCTCCAGCGACTGCTGCGCGCCGAGAAGCACGCCATCGCCGTCTCGGCCCGTACCGGCCAGGGCGTCGACGAGCTGCTGGAGCTGATCGACCGTGAGCTTCCGCGCCCCGGCGTGGAGCTGACGGCACTGGTGCCCTACACCCGCGGCGACCTGGTCTCCCGGGCCCACGCCGAGGGCGAGGTGGTCTCCGAGGAACACACCGAGGGCGGCACGCTCCTGTCGGTCCGCGTCCACGAGGAGTTGGCGGCCGAACTCAGGACGTACGTCACGGCGGGCACGGGGGTCTGA
- the panD gene encoding aspartate 1-decarboxylase, whose protein sequence is MLRTLFKSKIHRATVTEADLHYVGSVTIDADLMDAADLLPGELVHIVDVTNGARLETYVIEGRRGSGVIGINGAAAHLVHPGDLVILISYAQFEDAEARAHTPKVVHVDADNRIVELGTDPSEPVPGGDTRRSPMALA, encoded by the coding sequence ATGCTGCGTACTCTGTTCAAGTCGAAGATCCACCGGGCCACGGTCACCGAGGCGGATCTCCACTACGTGGGGTCCGTCACGATCGACGCGGACCTGATGGACGCCGCGGACCTGCTGCCCGGCGAGCTGGTCCACATCGTCGACGTCACCAACGGGGCCCGTCTGGAGACCTACGTCATCGAGGGACGGCGCGGCTCCGGGGTGATCGGGATCAACGGTGCCGCCGCGCATCTGGTGCACCCCGGCGACCTGGTGATCCTCATCAGCTACGCGCAGTTCGAGGACGCCGAGGCGCGCGCCCACACGCCGAAGGTGGTGCACGTCGACGCGGACAACCGCATCGTGGAGCTGGGCACCGACCCGTCCGAGCCGGTCCCCGGCGGCGACACCCGGCGCAGCCCCATGGCACTGGCCTGA
- a CDS encoding trypsin-like serine peptidase encodes MSSTGRRRAVPIAVVLAAALTVTATACGPEDGGSDAGAEPGVSASAGNGSDGGRLGGIRLPDELPAALRDFDPEKWKNGEWRDWDPDRWLREAKDFVNPVIEGLWDPDRMRDAEENDRRVDEEDVDGGTDGGGSRDEGVTDPEPEPRKARPVRTPYRENAPAVGKVFMDTPKGAMVCSGTVVKDPNRPGRSDLVATAGHCVHAGRNGGWFRNVVFVPSYNDTALGAAELGRASREEVAPHGVYWATWAQTTEHWIENGAETGGAGASQDFAVLRVEPEEKGGRSLEETVGAALPVDFGTPAVSSVAAHGYPAAPPFDGLTMHTCADRPGRLTLGPSESTMYRIGCTMTGGSSGGGWFAADPSGGSVLVSVTSIGTPDHTWLAGPRLGDEAEGVLTAVSEKYAGGS; translated from the coding sequence ATGTCATCTACCGGCAGGAGACGAGCCGTACCGATCGCAGTGGTGCTGGCGGCGGCTCTGACCGTCACCGCCACCGCGTGCGGACCCGAGGACGGCGGGAGCGACGCCGGAGCCGAACCCGGCGTCTCCGCCTCGGCCGGGAACGGCTCCGACGGCGGACGGCTGGGCGGCATCCGTCTGCCGGACGAACTTCCCGCCGCGCTGAGGGACTTCGATCCCGAGAAGTGGAAGAACGGGGAGTGGCGGGACTGGGACCCGGACCGCTGGCTGCGCGAGGCCAAGGACTTCGTCAACCCCGTCATCGAGGGCCTGTGGGACCCGGACCGGATGAGGGACGCCGAGGAGAACGACCGCCGGGTCGATGAGGAGGACGTCGACGGCGGCACCGACGGGGGCGGTTCGAGGGACGAGGGCGTCACCGACCCCGAGCCGGAACCGCGGAAGGCCCGACCGGTGCGGACCCCCTACCGGGAGAACGCCCCGGCGGTGGGCAAGGTCTTCATGGACACTCCCAAGGGGGCCATGGTCTGTTCCGGCACCGTCGTGAAGGATCCCAACCGTCCCGGCAGGTCCGATCTCGTCGCCACCGCCGGCCACTGTGTCCACGCCGGCAGGAACGGCGGCTGGTTCCGCAACGTCGTCTTCGTCCCCTCCTACAACGACACCGCGCTGGGGGCCGCCGAGTTGGGGAGAGCCTCCCGCGAGGAGGTCGCCCCGCACGGCGTGTACTGGGCGACCTGGGCGCAGACCACCGAACACTGGATCGAGAACGGCGCCGAGACCGGTGGGGCGGGCGCCTCCCAGGACTTCGCCGTGTTGCGCGTGGAGCCCGAGGAGAAGGGCGGCAGGTCCCTGGAGGAGACCGTCGGCGCCGCGCTGCCGGTCGACTTCGGCACGCCGGCGGTGTCCTCGGTCGCCGCGCACGGCTACCCCGCGGCCCCGCCGTTCGACGGGTTGACCATGCACACCTGCGCCGACCGGCCCGGGCGGCTGACGCTCGGCCCCTCGGAGTCCACGATGTACCGCATCGGCTGCACCATGACCGGCGGTTCCTCCGGCGGCGGCTGGTTCGCCGCAGACCCCTCGGGCGGGTCCGTACTGGTCTCGGTCACCTCCATCGGCACCCCGGACCATACCTGGTTGGCCGGGCCGCGGCTCGGGGACGAGGCCGAGGGCGTCCTGACGGCCGTCAGCGAGAAGTACGCCGGCGGGAGCTGA
- a CDS encoding IucA/IucC family protein, whose protein sequence is MNASTRPDGAEGPADTGSPPAPVVPRQPSRDGTDTDGVRGAEAGATPGATSSPAVDRTGGDPLEDPDPVRAANAATCENLLRCWVRENDLTALDGAPPGGASPTRYGPEETGFAAELRLPLESCGLVLRVPVRHWSATGWHRFGPPVPDGPAPVDAAPLDAVALAALLAGEAAHRGATAAGTPGASAGESAELVGRVADSVRRTAVFLTDRRARPEAPSGVDPFLDGEQSLLLGHPLHPTPKSREGFSDAAARAYSPELRGAFRLHWMAADPSVVAADSAWTVRGRTVPAERIVTELAGRLPGAPEGTVPLPLHPWQAHEVRHRPAVAALLEAGLLHDLGPHGEPWHPTSSLRTVYRPGVPAMLKLSLGMRITNSRRENLRKELHRGVEVHRLLRTGLGQRWRAAFPGRPGFDIVRDPAWLAVTDGRGGPVAGLETVIRHNPFGPGDDAVCLAGLVSPRPWPGAPGVPGGTVRSRLADVVTRLAARTGRPVPAVAAEWFLRYLHTVVRPVLWLDAEAGVALEAHQQNTVVLLDGDGWPVGGRYRDNQGYYFRETRREELGGRLPGVGSAGDTFVADEVVDERFAYYLGVNNVLGLIGAFGSQRLVDERLLLAAFRRFLTEVERGADRAGGGRSPLPALLLWSPTLRCKANLLTRLYGLDELVGPVDTQSVYVTVTNPLVKR, encoded by the coding sequence GTGAACGCATCCACCCGCCCGGACGGGGCCGAGGGTCCTGCCGACACCGGGAGCCCGCCGGCTCCCGTCGTGCCCCGGCAGCCGAGCCGCGACGGGACGGACACCGACGGGGTCCGGGGCGCGGAGGCCGGGGCGACACCGGGGGCCACGTCGTCCCCGGCCGTCGACCGGACCGGTGGCGATCCGTTGGAGGACCCGGATCCGGTCCGCGCGGCCAACGCCGCGACCTGCGAGAACCTGCTGCGTTGCTGGGTGCGGGAGAACGACCTCACAGCTTTGGACGGGGCCCCGCCGGGAGGAGCGTCGCCGACCCGGTACGGGCCCGAGGAGACCGGCTTCGCGGCCGAACTCCGTCTTCCCCTGGAGTCCTGCGGCCTGGTGCTGCGGGTGCCGGTCCGCCACTGGTCCGCCACCGGCTGGCACCGCTTCGGCCCACCCGTTCCGGACGGCCCGGCCCCCGTCGATGCCGCCCCGCTCGACGCCGTGGCGCTGGCCGCCCTGCTGGCCGGGGAGGCCGCGCACCGCGGTGCCACGGCCGCCGGGACACCCGGTGCCTCTGCCGGCGAGAGCGCCGAACTGGTCGGCAGGGTCGCCGACTCGGTGCGCCGTACCGCCGTCTTCCTCACCGACCGACGGGCCCGCCCAGAGGCGCCTTCCGGCGTCGACCCGTTCCTGGACGGCGAGCAGTCCCTGCTCCTGGGACATCCGCTGCATCCCACGCCCAAGAGCCGCGAGGGCTTCTCCGACGCAGCGGCACGCGCCTACTCCCCGGAGCTGCGCGGCGCCTTCCGCCTGCACTGGATGGCCGCCGACCCCTCGGTGGTGGCCGCCGACTCCGCCTGGACGGTACGCGGTCGGACCGTCCCCGCGGAGCGGATCGTCACCGAACTGGCCGGACGGCTGCCGGGGGCGCCGGAGGGGACGGTCCCCCTGCCGCTGCACCCCTGGCAGGCCCATGAGGTGCGGCACCGGCCCGCCGTCGCCGCGCTGTTGGAGGCGGGTCTGCTGCACGACCTCGGTCCGCACGGCGAGCCCTGGCACCCGACGTCCTCCCTGCGCACCGTTTACCGGCCGGGCGTGCCCGCCATGCTCAAGCTCTCGCTGGGGATGCGGATCACCAACTCCCGGCGCGAGAACCTCCGCAAGGAACTGCACCGGGGCGTGGAGGTGCACCGATTGCTCCGTACCGGGTTGGGGCAGCGGTGGCGGGCCGCGTTCCCCGGCCGTCCCGGGTTCGACATCGTGCGCGATCCGGCCTGGCTGGCCGTCACGGACGGCCGCGGTGGGCCCGTGGCGGGACTGGAGACCGTGATCCGACACAACCCCTTCGGTCCCGGCGACGACGCCGTCTGCCTGGCCGGCCTCGTCTCGCCCCGCCCCTGGCCGGGTGCCCCGGGTGTCCCGGGCGGCACGGTGCGCTCGCGCCTGGCCGACGTCGTCACCCGCCTCGCGGCCCGTACCGGGCGGCCGGTGCCCGCCGTCGCCGCGGAGTGGTTCCTGCGCTACCTCCACACCGTCGTCCGCCCGGTGCTGTGGCTGGACGCCGAGGCGGGCGTGGCGCTGGAGGCGCACCAGCAGAACACCGTCGTCCTGCTGGACGGCGACGGCTGGCCGGTGGGCGGACGCTACCGGGACAACCAGGGCTACTACTTCCGCGAAACCCGCCGCGAGGAACTCGGCGGGCGACTGCCGGGCGTCGGCTCGGCCGGCGACACCTTCGTGGCCGACGAGGTCGTGGACGAGCGCTTCGCCTACTACCTGGGCGTCAACAACGTGCTGGGGCTGATCGGGGCGTTCGGCTCCCAGCGCCTGGTCGACGAACGGCTGCTGCTCGCGGCGTTCCGTCGGTTCCTCACCGAGGTCGAGCGGGGGGCCGACCGGGCGGGCGGTGGGCGGTCGCCGCTGCCCGCCCTGTTGCTGTGGTCCCCGACGCTGCGCTGCAAGGCCAACCTCCTCACCCGGCTGTACGGGCTGGACGAGCTGGTCGGCCCCGTGGACACCCAGTCCGTCTACGTCACCGTCACCAATCCGCTGGTGAAGCGGTGA
- a CDS encoding GNAT family N-acetyltransferase translates to MTTALDPEAPGGGGLLSRRGVAPVPRARTAPPDDVGAWGPVDTPAGPFRLVPVRLERDLRLVAAWMNDPAVAAFWGLAGPVGATADHLRAQLHGDGRSVPCLGVLSGVPMSYWEVYRADLDPLAGHYPALPHDTGLHLLIGGAADRGRGLGTALLRAVADLVLDNRPRCRRVVAEPDLRNTASVAAFLGAGFRLAAEVELPDKRAALMVRDRELRHLV, encoded by the coding sequence GTGACCACCGCGCTCGACCCCGAGGCTCCCGGCGGGGGCGGTCTCCTCTCCCGCCGGGGCGTCGCACCGGTCCCCCGGGCACGAACGGCCCCGCCGGACGACGTCGGCGCCTGGGGGCCGGTCGACACCCCCGCCGGCCCCTTCCGGCTCGTGCCCGTCCGCCTCGAACGTGATCTGCGGCTGGTCGCCGCGTGGATGAACGACCCGGCCGTGGCAGCCTTCTGGGGGCTGGCCGGCCCCGTCGGGGCCACCGCCGACCACCTTCGGGCCCAGCTCCACGGGGACGGGCGCAGCGTGCCCTGTCTGGGCGTGCTCTCCGGCGTGCCCATGAGCTACTGGGAGGTCTACCGCGCCGACCTCGACCCGCTGGCCGGGCACTACCCCGCCCTTCCGCACGACACCGGCCTCCACCTGCTGATCGGCGGTGCCGCCGACCGCGGACGCGGCCTCGGCACCGCGCTGCTGCGCGCCGTGGCCGATCTCGTCCTCGACAACCGGCCGCGGTGCCGGCGCGTGGTCGCCGAGCCCGATCTGCGCAACACCGCTTCCGTCGCCGCTTTCCTCGGGGCGGGCTTCCGGCTGGCCGCCGAGGTCGAACTCCCCGACAAGCGCGCGGCGTTGATGGTGCGCGACCGGGAGCTGCGCCACCTTGTGTGA
- a CDS encoding ATP-dependent DNA helicase encodes MTKPALTELLHAAVTAVGGTERPGQVAMAEAVAEAIDSDVHLLIQAGTGTGKSLGYLVPALAHGERTVIATATLALQRQLVERDLPRTVEALHPLLRRRAEFAMLKGRSNYLCLHRLHEGVPQDDEDGLFDQFEAAAPTSRLGKDLLRLRDWADETETGDRDDLTPGVSDRAWSQVSVSSRECLGATRCAYGAECFAEAARERAKLAEVIVTNHALLAIDAIEGAPVLPGHDVLIVDEAHELVSRVTGVATGELTPGGVGRAVRRAAKLVDEKAADRLQTASEGFERLMELALPGRLEKIPEDLGYVLAALRDAARAVITELGATRDRSVQDEDAVRKQALASVENVHGVAERVLTESEYDVVWYERHDRYGASLRVAPLAVSGLLREKLFEDRSVVLTSATLKLGGDFDGVGASLGLTTEGRVDAEERGGTGQDTDGAGEGEGTGGAGEAEAAVPRWRGLDVGSPFDYRRQGILYVARHLAPPGREGGRGDMLEELSELVQAAGGRTLGLFSSMRAAQAAAEELRGRLDVPILLQGEETLGELIRRFAADARTCLFGTLSLWQGVDVPGPNCQLVVMDRIPFPRPDDPLMSARQKAVEEAGGNGFMAVAATHAALLMAQGAGRLVRATGDRGVVAVLDSRLARARYGGFLRASMPDFWYTTDRDQVRRSLAAIDAAAREAVE; translated from the coding sequence ATGACCAAGCCCGCCCTCACCGAACTCCTCCACGCCGCCGTCACCGCCGTCGGCGGCACCGAGCGACCCGGCCAGGTCGCCATGGCCGAAGCCGTGGCCGAGGCCATCGACAGCGATGTCCACCTGTTGATCCAGGCGGGCACCGGCACCGGCAAGTCGCTGGGTTACCTGGTGCCCGCCCTCGCCCACGGGGAGCGCACGGTCATCGCGACCGCGACGCTCGCCCTGCAACGGCAACTGGTCGAACGGGATCTGCCGCGCACGGTGGAGGCGCTGCACCCGCTGCTGCGCCGCCGCGCCGAGTTCGCGATGCTCAAGGGCCGCTCCAACTACCTGTGCCTGCACCGCCTCCACGAGGGGGTGCCGCAGGACGACGAGGACGGCCTGTTCGACCAGTTCGAGGCGGCCGCTCCCACCAGCAGACTGGGCAAGGACCTGCTGCGGCTGAGGGACTGGGCCGACGAGACCGAGACGGGGGATCGCGACGACCTCACCCCGGGGGTCTCGGACCGCGCCTGGTCCCAGGTGTCGGTCTCCTCCCGCGAGTGCCTGGGCGCCACCCGCTGCGCCTACGGGGCCGAGTGCTTCGCGGAGGCGGCGCGTGAGCGGGCCAAGCTCGCGGAGGTGATCGTCACCAACCACGCGCTGCTGGCCATCGACGCCATCGAGGGCGCGCCGGTGCTCCCCGGCCACGACGTGCTGATCGTCGACGAGGCGCACGAGCTGGTCTCCCGGGTCACCGGGGTGGCCACCGGGGAGCTGACGCCGGGCGGGGTGGGCCGAGCGGTGCGCCGTGCGGCCAAGCTGGTCGACGAGAAGGCCGCCGACCGGCTTCAGACCGCCTCGGAGGGCTTCGAACGGTTGATGGAACTGGCGCTGCCCGGCAGGTTGGAGAAGATCCCGGAGGACCTCGGATACGTCCTGGCGGCACTGCGGGACGCGGCCCGTGCGGTGATCACCGAACTGGGCGCCACCCGGGATCGTTCCGTCCAGGACGAGGACGCGGTGCGCAAGCAGGCCCTGGCGTCCGTGGAGAACGTCCACGGGGTGGCCGAGCGCGTCCTGACGGAGTCGGAGTACGACGTCGTCTGGTACGAGCGTCACGATCGCTACGGCGCCTCGCTGAGAGTCGCTCCGTTGGCGGTCTCCGGACTGCTGAGGGAGAAGCTCTTCGAGGACCGTTCGGTGGTGCTGACCTCCGCCACCCTCAAGCTCGGCGGGGACTTCGACGGGGTGGGCGCCTCCCTGGGGCTGACGACCGAGGGGCGTGTCGACGCTGAGGAGCGGGGCGGCACCGGGCAGGACACCGACGGTGCCGGAGAGGGCGAGGGCACCGGGGGAGCCGGGGAGGCCGAAGCGGCCGTACCGCGCTGGCGGGGGCTGGACGTCGGCTCGCCGTTCGACTACCGCCGGCAGGGCATCCTCTACGTCGCCCGGCACCTCGCCCCGCCCGGCCGGGAGGGCGGCCGCGGCGACATGCTGGAGGAGCTGTCGGAGCTGGTCCAGGCCGCCGGCGGGCGGACGCTGGGGCTGTTCTCGTCGATGCGGGCCGCCCAGGCGGCCGCCGAGGAACTGCGCGGGCGGTTGGACGTGCCGATCCTGCTGCAGGGCGAGGAGACGCTGGGGGAGCTGATCCGTCGGTTCGCCGCGGACGCTCGGACCTGCCTGTTCGGGACGCTGTCGCTGTGGCAGGGCGTGGACGTGCCCGGACCGAACTGCCAGTTGGTGGTGATGGACCGCATCCCGTTCCCGCGCCCCGACGATCCGCTGATGAGCGCTCGACAGAAGGCCGTGGAGGAGGCGGGCGGCAACGGCTTCATGGCGGTGGCGGCCACCCACGCGGCGCTGCTGATGGCGCAGGGCGCGGGCCGCCTGGTGCGGGCGACGGGGGACCGGGGGGTGGTGGCCGTGCTGGACTCGCGGCTGGCGCGAGCGCGCTACGGCGGCTTCCTGCGGGCCTCGATGCCCGACTTCTGGTACACCACCGACCGTGATCAGGTGCGCCGTTCCCTGGCAGCCATCGATGCCGCGGCCCGGGAGGCCGTCGAGTAG
- the lexA gene encoding transcriptional repressor LexA, whose amino-acid sequence MTTTAESTTIAARDRSQGRTDHARGANTVPDRSDGVDAAEAPRPTRSLPGRPPGIRADSSGLTDRQRRVIEVIRDSVQRRGYPPSMREIGQAVGLSSTSSVAHQLMALERKGFLRRDPHRPRAYEVRAADAPTSQTTDTTGKPAASYVPLVGRIAAGGPILAEESVEDVFPLPRQLVGDGELFVLKVVGDSMVEAAICDGDWVTVRRQPVAENGDIVAAMLDGEATVKRFKREDGHVWLLPHNAAYQPIPGDEATILGKVVAVLRRV is encoded by the coding sequence GTGACCACCACCGCAGAGAGCACCACCATCGCCGCACGGGACCGTTCCCAGGGCCGGACCGACCATGCGCGCGGAGCGAACACCGTCCCGGACCGGTCCGACGGGGTGGACGCTGCGGAAGCCCCCAGGCCCACCCGTTCGCTGCCGGGCCGTCCGCCGGGGATCCGCGCCGACAGCTCCGGGCTGACGGACCGCCAACGCCGGGTCATCGAGGTCATCCGCGACTCGGTGCAGCGGCGCGGCTACCCACCGTCCATGCGGGAGATCGGCCAGGCCGTCGGCCTGTCCTCCACCTCCTCCGTCGCCCACCAACTGATGGCCCTGGAGCGCAAGGGTTTCCTGCGCCGCGATCCGCACCGCCCCCGGGCCTACGAGGTGCGCGCCGCCGACGCGCCCACCAGCCAGACGACCGACACCACCGGCAAGCCCGCCGCCTCCTACGTCCCCCTGGTCGGCCGGATCGCCGCCGGCGGCCCGATCCTGGCCGAGGAGTCGGTGGAGGACGTCTTCCCCCTGCCGCGCCAGCTCGTCGGCGACGGCGAGCTGTTCGTCCTCAAGGTCGTCGGCGACTCCATGGTCGAGGCGGCCATCTGTGACGGCGACTGGGTCACCGTGCGTCGCCAGCCCGTCGCGGAGAACGGCGACATCGTCGCCGCCATGCTGGACGGCGAGGCCACCGTCAAGCGCTTCAAGCGCGAGGACGGGCACGTGTGGCTGCTCCCCCACAACGCCGCCTACCAGCCGATCCCCGGCGACGAGGCCACCATCCTCGGCAAGGTCGTCGCGGTGCTGCGCCGCGTCTGA
- the nrdR gene encoding transcriptional regulator NrdR, with the protein MHCPFCRHPDSRVVDSRTTDDGTAIRRRRQCPHCSRRFTTVENASLTVIKRSGVTEPFSRDKVIAGVRKACQGRPVTEDALAQLGQRVEEAIRATGSAELSTHDVGLAILGPLRELDLVAYLRFASVYQAFDSLEDFEAAIAELRGECSAGPDGDADDGGDGEESGRPAAAARRGGGAGDGSDSGGSGGAGENGGEGDGGGDGGPVTLPAPSAARD; encoded by the coding sequence ATGCACTGCCCCTTCTGTCGTCACCCTGACAGCCGCGTCGTCGACAGTCGCACCACCGACGACGGCACCGCGATCCGCCGGCGCCGCCAGTGTCCGCACTGCTCCCGTCGTTTCACCACGGTGGAGAACGCGTCGCTGACGGTCATCAAGCGGAGTGGGGTCACCGAGCCCTTCAGCCGGGACAAGGTGATCGCCGGAGTGCGCAAGGCGTGCCAGGGACGCCCGGTCACCGAGGACGCGCTCGCCCAACTCGGCCAACGGGTCGAGGAGGCGATCCGCGCCACCGGGAGCGCCGAGCTGTCCACGCACGACGTCGGCCTGGCCATACTCGGGCCGCTGCGCGAGCTCGACCTCGTGGCCTACCTCCGCTTCGCCTCCGTCTACCAGGCGTTCGACTCGCTGGAGGACTTCGAGGCCGCGATCGCCGAACTGCGCGGGGAGTGCTCCGCCGGTCCGGACGGCGACGCGGACGACGGAGGGGACGGCGAGGAGTCGGGAAGACCCGCGGCCGCCGCGAGACGGGGCGGCGGAGCCGGTGACGGCAGTGACTCCGGTGGCTCGGGGGGCGCCGGAGAGAACGGTGGCGAGGGAGACGGCGGGGGCGACGGAGGCCCCGTCACCCTTCCCGCGCCGTCGGCCGCCAGGGACTGA